TGTAATAAAATCATATGTAGTATAAGTAAGGGAATTAAAGCTAACGTTCCAATAATAGGAGAAGCAGAATTTGCTGATGATTGCAGAAAAGAAAAAGTTATGTAAATAGGAACTTGATGAAAGAGTATCCAGCCAAAGGTCATAACTAACGTAAATAAATATAGAAAAAAAACAACTCGTTTTTTTTGCATGTAAATTTATCTCAAGAGATCTTGCCCGATGTCTTTTCTAAAATGAAAATCAGGTGAAGAAAAGTATTGCATATCATGATATACTTTGTTTATTGCCTCTGGTAATGTATCTGCTTCTGAGACCACTCCAAGTATTCTCCCTCCCGTACTGAACAATTGATGGTCTACTTTTTTTACACCAGCACAAAAAATGAGAGATGATATGTTTGATGGCAATGTGAATGGTAGATTTTTTTTGAAATCATTGGGATAACCCTTGGCTGTAAGAACTACACATGTGCGTACTTTATCATCCAGTAATATCTCATACGAGCGTAAATTCCCTTCAGCCATTTTTTGTAATAACTCAACAAATGAACTCTTAATTTGGGGTAGAATGACTTGGGTTTCAGGATCACCTAACCGAACATTGTATTCGATTAAAAAAGGATGGTCTTGAACGATCATCAATCCAAAAAAAAGAAATCCACTGTAATGTATATTTTCTGTTTTAAGTCCTTCAAGTGTGGGTTGAATAATTTGTGTTTCAATTTTTTTTCTGATAGAATCGTTTACAAAAGGTACTGGTGAAACTGTTCCCATGCCCCCAGTATTGGGGCCAATATCTCTCTCGAAGACACGTTTATAATCCTTTGCTTCTGGTAAAAGTACATAGTCTGTTCCATCCGTAGCTATAAAAACAGACACTTCAATTCCTTTAAGAAACTTTTCTATGACAATACTTTTCCCTGCATCTCCGTACCTACGTCCTACAAAAATATCCTTAATATTTTGTTGAGCTTCTTCCAACGTTGAACAAATGGCAACTCCTTTACCAGCAGCTAATCCATCAGCTTTTATAACGT
This is a stretch of genomic DNA from Bacteroidales bacterium. It encodes these proteins:
- the purD gene encoding phosphoribosylamine--glycine ligase; translated protein: MCRVLVIGAGGREHALVWRLSLELGKNNVFVSPGNDGMTNDANVIPLNIYDFQAIAQLIKESNINLVVVGPEEPIVKGWKESLEPYLSNHHVRIISPSTHASILEASKAWAKNFCQRHQIPTADFQVFTHEEMDKALNFLKSNEPPYVIKADGLAAGKGVAICSTLEEAQQNIKDIFVGRRYGDAGKSIVIEKFLKGIEVSVFIATDGTDYVLLPEAKDYKRVFERDIGPNTGGMGTVSPVPFVNDSIRKKIETQIIQPTLEGLKTENIHYSGFLFFGLMIVQDHPFLIEYNVRLGDPETQVILPQIKSSFVELLQKMAEGNLRSYEILLDDKVRTCVVLTAKGYPNDFKKNLPFTLPSNISSLIFCAGVKKVDHQLFSTGGRILGVVSEADTLPEAINKVYHDMQYFSSPDFHFRKDIGQDLLR